The following DNA comes from Tunturibacter psychrotolerans.
ACCGGCCTTAAACTCCAACTTATGAGCGGAGTAGAGATATACGTCGACGACTCGCGTGTTGAGCTATCCCAAACCTTTAACTATAAGGGAACCATGTTCAGTGGAATCCCAAACTTCGCGCTCACAGTCGGTTACACCAACGCGTCGTGGACTCTGAAGGCCGAGCTTAGCAGCCTGTATGTCTGTCGACTTCTCAACTACATGGACCGGCGCGGCTGGAGGTCTGCCATCCCGCACCTTGTAGAAGGGTCGGTTGGCGAACAGCCGATGATTAGTCTCACATCAGGTTATGTTCAACGAGCTATTGATCAGTTGCCTAAGCAAGGTTTGAAGAAGCCGTGGACGTTGCACCAAAACTATCCGCGTGACATTATTGCCCTGCGATACGGGAAGGTGGACGATGGCGCTCTACGCTTCTCCCGTTAGCAACATCGAAGAGGCATCACCGATGCATTGCTTATTGCCACGCTTGGCGGTAGATTGCCTCAACCTCTCCGCTCTCAGGGACGCGAGGGTTATTCTGCGGCGATCCCGAAGCAAATGCCTGTGCTGTCATCGTGGGAATCAAAGCAAAATAGCGCTCTTGATCGATCCCGAACTGCCTCGGCGAAGGCACCTTCAGTTCGGCATTCCGGCTATACAAACTTCGAATCAATTGATCGACTGCGACTTCATCCGTGACGTTGCTCTTTGTCACGCCCATGGTTCGCGCGCACTCTGCGTAGCGTCCCACTGCCGCCTTAACCGAAAAAGCCGTTACGACCGGCAACAACATGGCGTTCGAGAGTCCGTGGGGAACATGAAAGTGTGCTCCAAGCGGACGGCTCATGCCATGGACAAGAGCTACACTCGCATTCGAGAACGCAATGCCAGCCTGTGTTGCAGCCAACATCATGGCCTCGCGGGAGGTGCGGTTTCCCGGTTCGTGAAAGCTGACCGGAAGCTCCCGCCAAATCGTCTTCATAGCCGAAAGCGCAAGAGCGTCAGTGAACGGACTAGCTTTGCGACTAACGTACGCCTCGATTGCATGCGTCAACGAGTCAGTGCCCGTGTCCGCCGTCAATCTCGGCGGCATTGTCAACGTCAACTCATAATCCACCACTGCGACCGTGGGAAGAAGGACATCGCCGGCAATCAGCATCTTCTCTTCCGTCTCCACATCTGTAATCACGGTAAATCGTGTGACTTCCGACCCGGTACCGGCGGTCGTTGGGATTGCAAAGTGCGTTGGACAACGAACAGTTGGAGCATTCGGGGCCTTGAAGTCGCGAACCCTACCACCGTTGGTCGCCAGCATGCCGATGGCTTTAGCCGTATCGATCGGGCTTCCTCCTCCTCCGAGGCTCACGAGGCTGTCATGGCCGCCCTTAAGGAAGACCCGAACGCCTTCCTCGACGATCGCTGTCGTCGGATCCGCATGGGTCTCATGAAAGATCTCAGAGATCAGGCCGGCATCTCGTATTTGTGTTCGCAGTTGTTCGGGCAGCCCATTGTTCATCAGGAAAGGATCCGTCACGATGAGCGGCCGCCTGCACTGAAGACGCGAAAGCAATGCTGCGACCTCAGAGAACGATCCCCCACCGATTTTGAGAATGGACGGAATCCGGATCTCAGCTCTCATCAATTTCTCCTCAACCTCTTTATAAAGGAACTTATTTCCGCTCGCGAATTATGGTGACAATAATTCTCCGCGACAAGTATCTTACCGGGTTGTTCAGTTACCTAGACTTTGCTCGTGTCCTCTGACTTTCCTGTAACAAGCGGTCTTTGAACGATTGAATATTGAGCTTTGAAATAGAAGGTTAAGAATGCCTCACTTTGGCGACTATCAAAACGAGATCTACCTAGACGGTCTTCGCGACGTGCTTCCCAGGCTTCCCGTCGACTTCAAGCTCTTGGAGCAGAAGGCACAAGCGGCGATGCCTGCCTCAGTTCTTTCTTACGTGCAAGGTGGCTGCGGTGATGAGTTCACTCAACGTCACAATGCGGAAGCATTCAATCACTGGGGGCTTATCCCGCGCATGATGGTGGACTGCTCCACACGCGATCTCTCAATCGAGCTCTTTGGTCTCAAACTGCCCACCCCCATCTTTCTCAGCCCGGTCGGAGTACTTGGCATCTG
Coding sequences within:
- a CDS encoding iron-containing alcohol dehydrogenase, coding for MRAEIRIPSILKIGGGSFSEVAALLSRLQCRRPLIVTDPFLMNNGLPEQLRTQIRDAGLISEIFHETHADPTTAIVEEGVRVFLKGGHDSLVSLGGGGSPIDTAKAIGMLATNGGRVRDFKAPNAPTVRCPTHFAIPTTAGTGSEVTRFTVITDVETEEKMLIAGDVLLPTVAVVDYELTLTMPPRLTADTGTDSLTHAIEAYVSRKASPFTDALALSAMKTIWRELPVSFHEPGNRTSREAMMLAATQAGIAFSNASVALVHGMSRPLGAHFHVPHGLSNAMLLPVVTAFSVKAAVGRYAECARTMGVTKSNVTDEVAVDQLIRSLYSRNAELKVPSPRQFGIDQERYFALIPTMTAQAFASGSPQNNPRVPESGEVEAIYRQAWQ